The genomic DNA GAACCGCCCGTCGTCGTTCCCGGTCTCGACGCGCACGAGTTGGAGCGGGAGCTCAAGCAGAAAGCGATCTGAGGGCCTGACCGCCGTCTCGACGCGGGGGTGACGCCGCCGCCTCGGCCCCCGCGCGCCACACCGCGAAACCCGGGATCGCTTCGCCCGCGCGCTTCGTCTGCGCGCGGCGCGCGCCGATCCCGTAATTGCTCCCTCGGCCCGTGCGCCGGCACGAGTCTGCCCACGCCGGTGTCGCGGCCCCTGGGTCCTCAGATCGAGTTCACCGTCCGCAGCCGCGCCCGCGGGTGGATCTCCGCCTGGCTCATCACCGGCGTCTCGCGGCGGAAGCGCTCGATGATCGAGCGCACGAAAGGCCGCGTCTGGGCGGAGGTGACGAGCACCGGCATCTCGCCCTGGCGCGCCGCCGTCTCGAAGCGGTCGCGCACGGTGTTGACGAACTCGCTGAGCTTCGAGGGCTGCATCGCGAGGTAGCGCTCCTCGCGCTCGCCGACGATCGACTCCATGAACGCCTGCTCCCAGGCCGGCGACAGGGTGATGATCGGCAGCATGCCGTTCGGGTCCTGGTACTGTGCGCAGATCTGCCGGCCGAGGCGCGCCCGGACGTGCTCGACCACGTCGCGGGGGTTCTTCACCGCGCCCGCCACCTCGGCGATCGCCTCCACGATCGCCCCTAGATCGCGGATCGAGACCCGCTCGGCGAGCAGGAACTGCAGCACGCGCTGGATGCCGGTGGTGGAGATCTGCGACGGCACGATCTCCTTGAGCAACTCGGCGTGCTCCTTGGGCAGCTCGCGCAGCAGCTTCGAGACCTCGACGTGGTTGAGGAGCTCGGAGACGTGGGCCTTGATGATCTCGGTCAGGTGCGTCGACACGACGGTGGCGGCATCGACCACGGTGTAGCCTTTGAGCTGCGCTTGGTCGCGCAGGGCCGCGTCGATCCAGGTTGCCGGCAGGCCGAAGGTCGGCTCCAGCATGTGTTGTCCGGGCAGCTGGACCTGACCGCCCATCGGATCCATCGCCATGAACTGGCCCGGGAAGATCCGGCCGGTGCCCGCCTCGATCTCCTTGACCCGCACCACGTAGGCGTTGGCGTCGAGCTGGACGTTGTCGAGGATGCGCACCGACGGCATCACGAAGCCGAGTTCCGCGGCGAGCTGGCGGCGCAGGGCCTTGATCTGGTCGGTGAGCCGGTCCTGGCCCTCGCCGTTGACCAGGGCGAGGAGCGCGTAGCCCATCTCGAGCTTGAGGTCGTCGAGCTTCAGCAGGTCGGTGACCGTCTCCTCCTTGGCGGCGCTCGCCGCGGCGACCGCGGCCGCATCCATCGGGGCGCCCAGGGCGTCGAGCGGCGGCGCGAGCTTGGCGGTCTTGTTGATGCGCCACGCTGCGTAGCCGGCCCCGCCGCCCAGCAGGACGAAGGGCAGCATCGGCATGCCGGGCAGGAGGGCGATCAGCAGCATCACCGCGGCTGACATGCCCAGCGCCTTGGGATAGTGCGCGAGCTGCTTGCCGAGCGCCTTGTCGGCGGCGCCGCGCACGCCGGCCTTCGAGACCAGCAGGCCCGCCGCCGTCGACACGATCAGCGCCGGGACCTGGCTCGCGAGGCCGTCGCCGATCGTCAGCAGGGTGTAGCTCTTGGCGGCCTCGCCGAAGCTCAAGCCCTGCTGCGCCACCCCGATGATGATGCCGCCGACCACGTTGATGAAGGTGATCAGCAGGGCCGCCACCGCGTCGCCGCGCACGAACTTCGAGGCACCGTCCATGGCGCCGAAGAAGGAGGATTCTTCCTCGAGCGCCGCGCGCCGCGCCTTCGCGGTCTTCTCGTCGATCAGGCCGGCCGACAGGTCGGCGTCGATGGCCATCTGCTTGCCGGGCATCGCGTCGAGGGTGAAGCGGGCCGCGACCTCGGCGATGCGGCCCGAGCCCTTCGTGATCACCACGAAGTTCACGATGATCAGGATCGCGAACACGATGATCCCGATGACGAAGTTGCCGCCCATCACGAAGTGGCCGAAGGCCTCGATGACGTGCCCGGCCGCCGCCGTGCCCTCGTGCCCGTGCCCGAGGATCAGGCGCGTCGAGGCGAGGTTGAGGGCGAGCCGCAACATCGTGGCGATGAGCAGCAGCGTCGGGAAGACGGTGAATTCCAGCGGGTTGTCGATCGACAGGCCGGTCATCATGATCAGGACCGACAGGATGATCGACACGGCCAGCAGCAGGTCGAGCAGGATCGCCGGCAACGGGAAGATGAGGACCGCCAGGATCCCCAGCACGCCGGTCGCGAACAGCAGGTCCGACCGCTTCGACAGCGCCTGGAGATCGCCGCGCGTCGGCAGCGCGAGCTGGCCGAGGACGGCCGCCGCTCCTGTCTGTGCCGGCACGCTCGCCGTCTCTGCCATCGCTGCCATCCGCTGCCGTTCGCCCGGGACAGGCCCGGGACGTACCCGGCAAGATCTGCCGAGCGGATGGTTAGCGCGGCGTTAAGATGGGGCCGGCGCTCGCGGGAACCCGGGCCGCCGCGATCGCTTGATCGGTCGGCGAGAGCGTCGATCCGGCATCCGACCGCGCCCGCGTCCGGGCCGCCCGCGCCGCCGCCACGTCTCCGGGCCCAGGCCCGGACATACCGGGAGAGCTCGATGGCCCTGCGCGCCCTGACCGCCCTGTTCGACGATTACGACGCCGCCGCGGGGGCGGTGGACCGGCTGGAGGCCGCCGGCATCCCCCACGCGGACATCAGCATCATCGCGAATCGCAACGAGCCCGCGGTCCCGCCGCGGGCGCCCGGGACCGCCGTTCCCCGACCGGTGGACGCGGCGGATTCCGCCGGCACCGGAGCCACGGTCGGCACGGTCCTGGGCGGCGGCGCCGGCCTGCTCGCTGGGCTGGGCCTCCTGGCGATCCCGGGGCTCGGGCCGGTGGCGGCGGCGGGCTGGCTCGTCGCCACCGTGACGGGCGCCGGCGTGGGCGCCGCGGCCGGCGGCCTGATCGGCGGCCTGACCGCCGCGGGCCTCAGCGCCGACGAGGCCGAGACCTACGCCGAGGGCGTGCGTCGCGGCGGTACCCTGGTGACGGTGCGCGCCGACGAGTCCCGGGCCGAGCGCGTCCTGTCCATTCTCGACCAGGCAGGGTCGATCGATCTCGACCAGCGCGCCGAGGGCTGGCGCGCCCAGGGCTGGACCGGCGGCACCATCGGCCCGGCGGCGGATGACCGGGGCACCGGGGCCGGCCGCTGAGGATACCGGACCGTCCCGGGCGAACCCGGCGGGACGCGCGTTAGGTCATCATCTTCCGGGCGAACATCGCGGCGCCGAACAGGACGCCGGCGCCCGCGGTGATCAACGCGATCATCAAGAGCCGCCGCGGTTCGGTGGAGGATTCGGCCTTCACCGGCTCGACGATCGGGCTGAAGAACTCGATCTGCCGGGCCGCGATGATGCGCGCGCGCTCGTGGGCGGTCAGCACCTGCTGATAGTACTTCTCGGCGTTCTTGCGGTCGTTCTCCAAGACCTCGAACTTGGTCAACGCGTCGGAGAGCAGGCGCTTCTGCTCCGGATCCTGGCTGGCGGATTGCCGCTCGATCCGGGCGATGTTGTCGTCGAGGTCCTTCATCTGCTGCTTGATGTCGATGATCCGGCGGGCGTCGGGACCGAGGTCCCGCTGCCCGATCGCGAGCTGGAGCGCGAGGTTGATCCGCGAGGCCCGCATCTCGGCGATCATCTTGACGTTGATGTCGTTCGTCTTCTGCGCGTCGAGCACGCCCTCGCGGTTGCGCAGGTCGCGCGTCGCGAGGCGGATCTTGGTCATGCGCTCCTCGGCGAGCCGCAGCTCCCGCGTGCTCTCGGCGACGGCATCCTCGCGCGACTTGACGCTGAGGTCGTTCACCTTGCGCTCGGCCTCCTTCATGATGGCCTTGGCGATGGCGAGGGATTCCTGGGGATCGAAGGCCTCGACCTCCACCGACAAGATGCCGGATCCGGCCTCGACCTCGACGCCGACGCGCCGCTTCCAGTAGCGGACGAACTTCTCGATCGGCTTCTCCGGATCGAAGCGCGAGAAGTAGTCGATGGACTCGCTGCTGAACCACTGGCGCAGCGGAAGCTGCGCCTCGAGGAGCTCCAGCATCGGACGGCTGAGGATGAACTCGCGCGTGATCAGCGTGTCCTGCGCCACCATCTGGTTCGCCATGCCGGAATTCGTCCCGCCGGTCTCCGAGGACGTCTTCTCGGCGGAGCCGATGGCCGGCCGGATCGCGAATCGCGCCTCGCTGACGTAGCGGTCCGAGGCGATCAGGCCGTAATAGGCCGCCCCGGCGAGCGTCGGCAGCAGGAAGCAGACGACGAACAGGATCGGGATCCAGGGATCGTTCTTGGCGTCGGCCTGAAAGGACCGGATGCCCTTCTTGCGGTCGGCGAAGCGCGACATGCGCGCGATCTGCCGCAGCGACTCGCTCACCGCCTGCTGGCGGTCCGCGGGCGTGACCGGCTGCCCCTCGGCCTTCCGGATCTCCATGTTCATGGTCTGATTCCCGGCCTCCCCGGCCTCGAAGGTCGACCCGTTACCGGGATCCCGCGCGCGCCGCACCCGGCGCCGCGACCGTCTCTCGCACGGCGAGGCGGCAAAAGCATGTCGTCGCGGTCCGGCCGCCGCCGGCGCGGTCAGGCGTTGAGGCGCCGGTACACCTCGATGGCGTCGTTCACGTCCTCGTAGATGATCGCGCGACCGTTCAGCAGGACCAACCCCTGCGTGCACCACTGCCGGATGGTCTCCATGGAGTGCGAGACCATGATGATGTCGGCGTTCTTCCGGCGCTGCGAGAAGACCTCGTCGCAGCGCTTCGAGAACCGCGCGTCGCCGACCGAGGTGATCTCGTCGATCAGGTAGCAGTCGAACGGGATCGCCATGCTCATGCCGAAGGCGAGCCGCGCGCCCATGCCCGACGAGTACGTGTAGATCGGCACGTCGAGGTAGCTTCCGAGTTCCGAGAAGTCCTCGACGAAATCGAGCACCTTGCGCGGGTCCTCGCCGTAGATGCGCGCCACGAAGGTGACGTTGTCGCGCCCGGTCATCTTGGGATGGAAGCCGCCCGCGAAGCCGAGGGGCCACGAGACCCTGAGGCCGCGGTGGATCCGGCCGCGCGTCGCGTCCTCGGTGCCGGCGATCAGCCGCATCGTGGTGGATTTTCCGGCGCCGTTGATGCCGAGGATGCCGTAGGACACGCCCGGCTTCAGGGTGAACGACACCTGTTCCAGGATGGTCCGCCGGTGGCCTTCCGTCCGGTAGACCTTGCTGACTTTCTCGAAACGGATCACCGAAATGGTCTCCCGGGCGGTGTGCCGAACCGCCGGTCCGAGCTGCCTGACGGGCGGAGTCCTGCTCGCTGAAAGCGGCAAATCTGAGAAGGACATGAGCGCCTTGCCGCGTCGCGCGGCGGCGGTCGAACGGCGCGCGTCGGCCGACGGCTTCGCCCGGAAAGCTCCACCGGCCGCTTGAAGAAAAGTGCCACCTGTCACCCCGTCGGTTGACGCCATTCTCCATTTGGCATACCAAATACCAACCGAAGAGGGCGGGTGACAGCCCTTCAAGGATGCGGGACCGGAATTTTACCGCCGTTTCCGCGCGTGACGTTCAGGAAGGGCCGCCCCATGACAAGGCGCCGGACTGCCGCGATCCACCTCTCATCCGCGCCGCCGACCGGGTGGCGCCCATGACGGCGACCGGGCCGACCCTGGCCGCGCCCGGTTCCCTCGAGATCCACGGTCTGGCCGAGGCGATCGGCGACGCGGTGGTGGTGTCCGATCCGGACGGCGCCATCACGGTCTGGAACCCGGCCGCGGAGCGCATCTTCGGCTTCACCGCCGCCGAGGCTCTGGGCCAGACCCTCGATCTGATCACACCCGAGCGGCACCGACGCCGCCACTGGGACGGCTACGCCAAGACCATGCGCACCGGCGTCACCCGCTACGGGGCAGAGACCCTGAGGGTGCCGGCGCTCCACAAGGACGGCCGCCAGCTCTCCATCGCCTTCACGGTGGGGATGGTGCGGGACGCCTCCGACCGGGTGACCGGGATCGTCGCCGTGATCCGCGACGAGACCGAGCGCTGGGCCGAGGAGAAGCGCCTGCGCCAGCGCGTCGCCGAACTCGAAGCTTCCTCGGATCCGGCCCGTCGGGCGCCTTGAGCCCGCCGGACGATCCGAAGGACCCGATCACCGAACCGCACAGGGAGAACGCCCAATGAGCAAGCCGCTGGAAGGCATCAAGATCATCGACTTCACCCACGTCCAGGCCGGCCCGGCCTGCACGCAGCTCCTCGCCTGGTTCGGCGCCGACGTGATCAAGGTCGAGCGCCCCGGCGCCGGCGACGTGACCCGCACGCAGCTGCGCCACGTCGAGGACGCGGACGCGCTCTACTTCACGATGCTGAACTCCAACAAGCGCTCGCTCACCCTCGACACCAAGACCCAGGCCGGCAAGGAAGTCCTCGAGAAGCTCATACAGGACTCCGACGTCATGGTCGAGAACTTCGGACCCGGCGCCCTCGACCGGATGGGCTTCTCCTGGGCCCGCATCCAGGAGCTGAACCCGGGCATGATCCTCGCCTCGGTGAAGGGCTTCTCGGACGGCCACCACTACGAGGACCTGAAGGTCTACGAGAACGTCGCCCAGTGCGCGGGCGGTGCCGCCTCGACCACGGGCTTCTGGGACGGGCCGCCCACCGTCAGCGCCGCCGCGCTCGGTGACTCCAACACCGGCATGCACCTCGCCATCGGCATCCTCACGGCGCTCCACCAGAAGAACAAGACCGGCAAGGGCCAGAAGGTCGCCGTGTCGATGCAGGACTCGGTGATCAACCTCTGCCGCGTGAAGCTGCGCGACCAGCAGCGCCTCGACGCGCTCGGCTACCTCGAGGAGTACCCGCAGTACCCCCACGGCGAGTTCTCCGACGTGGTGCCGCGCGGCGGCAACGCGGGCGGCGGCGGCCAGCCGGGCTGGGTGCTGAAGTGCAAGGGCTGGGAGACCGACCCGAACGCCTACATCTACTTCACGATCCAGGGCCACGCCTGGGCGCCGATCTGCAAGGCGCTCGGCAAGGAGGAGTGGATCACCGACCCGGGCTACAACACGCCGCGCGCCCGCCAGGACAAGATCTTCGACATCTTCAAGACGATCGAGGAGTGGCTCGCCGACAAGACCAAGTTCGAGGCGGTCGACATCCTGCGCACCTACGACATCCCCTGCGCGCCGGTGCTGTCGATGAAGGAGATCGCCGAGGACAAGTCCCTGCGCGAGAGCGGCACCGTCGTCGAGGTGGCGCACCCGAAGCTCGGCAAGTACCTGACCGTCGGAAGCCCGATCAAGTTCTCCGACATGCAGGTCGAGGTGAAGGCGTCGCCGCTGCTCGGCGAGCACACCGATGAGGTGCTCGCAGACCTGGGTTACACCCAGGAGCAGATCCGGGCGATGCACGAGGCCCGCGCGGTCTGATAAGGACCGCCCGACTTCAGCGACCCTGAGACAGGACGGCGCTCCCCGGGGCGCCGTCCTTTTCACGTGCGAGCCCCGGATCCGATGCGCGCATTCCTCAGCCGTTTCCTGCCGGAGCTGACCCCGGTCAGCAAGCGCGAGCGCCTGCGCTCGGCGGCCGGTGCCCTCGTGGGCATCCTGGCGACCGGCTTCGTCTGCCGGGTCTCCGTCCCGGCCGAGGCCCTGCCGGTGCTGATCGCCCCGATGGGCGCCTCGGCGGTGCTGCTCTTCGCGGTGCCGGCAAGCCCTCTGGCGCAGCCCTGGTCGATCCTCGGCGGCAACATCGTGGCGGCGCTCGTCGGTGTCACGGCGGCGGCCTGGATCGGCGACCCGTTCGTGGCGGCGTCCTGCGCCATCGGGGTGGCGATCGCGCTGATGATGGCCCTGCGCTGCCTGCACCCGCCGAGCGGGGCCGTGGCGCTGACGGCGGTGCTCGGCGGCCCGGCGATCCGGGAGCTGGGCTACGGCTTCGTGCTGTGGCCGGTGGCGGTCAACTCGCTGCTGCTGCTGACCACCGCCCTGCTGTTCAACAACCTCACCGGGCGCGCCTACCCGCACCTGCGCCCGGCCGGGCCCCGGACCGCCGATCCGCCCTCGGACGCCCGGGTCGGCTTCCGGGCCTCGGACCTCGACGCCGCGCTGGAGGATTTCGACCAGCTCCTGGACGTCGATCGGGGCGACCTGGAGCAGATCCTGCGGCGCGTGCAGATGCGGGTCTACGGCCGCCGCTCGGGCCCGATCACCTGCGCGGCGATCATGTCGCGCGACGTGATCGCGGTGGCGCCGGACGCGCCGCTCTCCGAGGCCATGCGGCTGCTGCGCCGTCACCGCATCAAGGCGCTTCCGGTCACCGACGAGGGCGCGCGCGTCCTCGGCATCGTCACGCAGACCGACCTGCTCGACAAGGCCGCCTGGGACCGGAACGGGCCGCGCCTCGGTCTCGGCCGCCGCCTGCGCCTCACCGCCGAGCGCGGCCGCGCCCCCCACGGCTGCGCGGCCGACATCATGAGCGCGGTCGAGCCGGTCGGTCCCGACACGCCCGTGGCCGCCCTTGTGCCGCGGATGTCGGAGGCGGGGCTTCACCACCTGCCGGTGGTCGACGACGACGGCCGCCTGGTCGGGATCGTCTCGCAGACCGACCTGATCCCGGCGCTCCTGTCCGAGGCCGACGCGCCCGAGGCGCCGATCCGCGCCCGCGCGCCGGCCCGGGCCGCGCTGGCCTGACCCTCAGCGCTCGGCGGGCGGATCCGCCAGGAAGAACCTGACCGCCTGCGCCACCACGGCCGGCTGGTGGGCGTGCGGTCCGTCATACTCGACGTAGGTCACGGGATAGCCGGCTTCGCGCAGGGCCGGCACGTGGACCCGGGCGCTCCGGTCAATCGGGATCTGCTCGTCCTGGGTCCCGTGCGACAGGAAGATGCGCGGGGCGCCGACCTGCAGGTGCACCGACAGGAACCCCGCCGACGAGACGATCAGGTGGCTCGCCACGTCGCCGTTCGCGAGCCCCGACGAGAGCGTGTAGCTGCCGCCGTCGGAATGGCCGGCGAAGCAGAGCCGCTGCGGATCGAGCAGGAACCGGTCGGCGACGTGACCCAGCGCCGCCGCGACGCGCTCCCGGTCGGGCCCGTGGCCGGCGATGACGATGTCCCAGGTCGGGAACAGGGATTGCGGCGCGAGGAGCAGGAAGCGCTCGGTCCGGGCGTGCGCCTCCAGCATCGGCAGGATGCGCTCGGCGCTGCCGCCGCCGCCGTGGAACAGCACCACGAGCGGGCAGGGCCGGCGCGGATCGAGGCCCTCGGGGACCACCAGCACCGCGTCGCGCTCGGCGAAGAGGCCGAGGTCGTGCCGGCCCGGGGGGAGGGGCTCCTCGGTGGGGAGCCGGTGGCGGAAGTGCAGGCGGCCGGCGAGGTCGGGATCGATCATGGATGCACCGTCACCGAACGGATGACGGATCCGGCGCCGTCACTGCGGGCGCGGCGAAGCCATCCCCGCGCTCCGCGCGGAACTGGACCGCGCCGGCCCGGGCCGCTTCGCTTCGCTCGCGATGACGGTGCGGGGAAGGTCTCCCGGGGGCCGGGAGCTTCAGCGGAACACCGTCCCGCGCGGATCCGCGACGCCGTTCTCGTCAAGGCAAAGAGCCGGGCTCGACACGCGAGCCCAGCTTCGATGGTGTGGGATCAGAGATCTCGCGAGGGGCTCGCCCTCACTTCTTCTTCTTGATCCCGCTCTGCGGGTTGAGGCTGCCGATGTTGCCGCTCTCGCTGCCGGCCGCCGGGTCGATGACGGCGTTGACGAGGGCCGGGCGGCCCGAGTTCATCGCCTCGTTGACCGCGCGGGTCAGCTCGTCCGGCGTGGTGACGTGGTAGCCGACGCCGCCGAAGGCCTCCATCATCTTGTCGTAGCGGGAATCCGGCACGAACACGGTGGTGGCCGGGTCGCGGCCGGTCGGATCCGTGTCGGTGCCGCGGTAGATGCCGTTGTTGTTGAACACCACGATGCAGACCGGCAGGCCGTACCGGCAGATCGTCTCGACCTCCATGCCGGAGAAGCCGAAGGCGCTGTCACCCTCGACGCAGAGCACTGGCTTGCCGGTCTCGACGGCGGCCGCGACGGCGAAGCCCATGCCGATGCCCATGATGCCCCAGGTGCCGACGTCCAGGCGCTTGCGCGGCTGGTACATGTCGATGATGCCGCGGGCGAGGTCGAGGGTGTTGGCGCCCTCGTTGACGAGGATCGCGTCCGGCCGCTCCTTGACGATGGTGCGCAGCGCGCCGAGCGCCGCGTGGAAGTTCATGGGCGAGGCGTTGCTCATGAGCTTCGGCGCCATCTTGGCGACGTTCGCCTCGCGCTTCGACTTGAGCGTCTCGATCCAGTCGGACGGGGGCTGCTGCCAGCCCTGGCCCATGCCGTCGAGCAGCGCCTGCACGCAGGAGGCGATGTCGCCGACCACCGGCGCCATGATCTCGACGTTCGAGTCCATCTCGCGGGGCTCGATGTCGATCTGGATGAACTTGGTCGAGCCCGGCTCGCCCCAGCTCTTGCCCTTGCCGTGCGACAGCAGCCAGTTCAGCCGGGCGCCGACCAGCAGCACCACGTCCGAGTCCTTCAGCGCCGTCGAGCGCGCCGCGCCGGCCGAGAGCGGGTGGGTGTCGGGCAGGAGGCCCTTGGCCATGCTCATCGGCACGTAGGGGATGCCGCTGGTCTCCACGAGGGCGCGGATGGCGTCATCGGCCTGGGCGTAGGCGGCGCCCTTGCCGAGCACGATCAGCGGCCGCTTGGCGGATTTCAGGACCTCGAGCGCCCGGGCGATCGCCTCGGGGGCGGGGTGCTGGGCAGGCGCCGGATCGATCACCTTGACCAGCGACTTCTGGCCGGCCTCGGCGTCCATCACCTGGGAGAACAGCTTGGCGGGCAGGTCGAGGTAGACGCCGCCCGGCCGGCCCGAGCAGGCCGCGCGGATGGCGCGGGCGACGCCGATGCCGATATCGGCGGCGTGCAGCACCCGGAAGGCCGCCTTGCACAGGGGCTTGGCGATGGCGAGCTGGTCCATCTCCTCGTAGTCGCCCTGCTGCAGGTCGACGATCTCGCGCTCGGAGGAGCCCGAGATCAGGATCATCGGGAAGCAGTTGGTGGTGGCGTTGGCGAGGGCGGTCAGGCCGTTGAGGAAGCCCGGCGCCGAGACGGTGAGGCAGATGCCCGGCTTCTGGGTGAGGAAGCCCGCGATCGCCGCGGCGTTGCCGGCGTGCTGCTCGTGGCGGAACGAGATCACCCGCATCCCCTCGGCCTGGGCCATGCGCCCGAGATCGGTGATCGGGATGCCCGGGACACCGTAGATGGTGTCGATGCCGTTCAGCTTGAGCGCGTCGATGACGAGGTGGAAGCCGTCGGTCAGATCGGGCTCGGCCTCGACCTCGGGGGTGGTGTGGACGATCTTGGCGACTGCGGTCATCACGGTATCTCCCGGAGGATCGGTTTGTACGGGCGGCTCTCGGCGCCGGCTAGCTGGAGGATCCCCCACACTCCCGAGGAGGGGGAGGGCGGGAGATCCGCGAAGGTCGGGCGTCGCTTGCGCGACGTCGTGGGGCGGGGGGCCTATCAGGCCGCCCGGATCGGCTGGGCGCCGAGCGCCGCGGGCTGGTCCTCCGAGGCGAGGTAACGGGCCCGCATCGGGCGCAAGACGAACATCGCCAGCGCCGCCGCCGTCACGTTGAGGACGATGATCAGCGTGAACACCGCCGACCAGCCGTAGGCCGCCGACAGGATGCTGGCGAAGGGGACGAGGAAGGCCGCGGTGCCCTTGGCGGTGTAGAGCAGACCGGCGTTGCTGGCGGCGTACTTGGAGCCGAACGTGTCGCCGCAGGTCGCCGGGAACAGCGAGTAGATCTCGCCGAAGACCCCGAAATACACCGCGGTGGCCAGGACGAAGACCATCGGGACGTGACCGTAGGTCAGCAGCACGATCACCGCGAGCGCCGCCGTCGAGAAGGCGATGAACATCGTGTTCTCGCGGCCGATGTTGTCGGAGACGTAGCCGAAGAACGGCCGGCCGAACCCGTCGAAGACCCGGTCGAGCGAGATCGCCAGCGTCAGCGCCGCCATCTGCAGGCCGAACAGGCTCACCGGCACGCCGGCCACCTGGAAGTCGTGGGCGATCGGGGCGATCTGCGCCGCCGCCATCAGGCCGCCGGAGGCGACCATCACGAACATCACGTACATGACCCAGAAGACCGGGGTGCGCACCGCCTCGCGGGGGCTGCGGTCGACCTTGGTCTGCGGCAGGCGGGTCTTCTTGCGCTGGACCGGCGTGTTGGTCGACGGCTTGCGCAGCAGGAAGGCGAGGGCCAGCACCACGGCGCCCTGGCCGATGCCGAAGTACAGGAACGCGTCCTGGTAGCCGCTCGACGCGATCATGCGGGCGATCGGCACCACCGTGATGGCGGCACCCGCGCCGAAGCCGGCCGCGGTGGCGCCGGCGGCGAGGCCGCGGCGATCCGGGAACCACTTGAGCGCGTTGCCCACGCAGGTGCCGTAGACCGAGCCCGCACCGATGCCGGCGACGACGGCGCCGAGATAGAGCATCGCCAGGCTGTCGGCGTAGGCGTTGATGGTCCAGGCGAGGGCGATCATCACGCCGCCGAAGGCGACGACGATCTTCGGACCGTAGCGGTCGACGAACCACGCTTCGACCGGCACCAGCCAGGTCTCCGTGGCGACGAACAGCGTGAACGCGAGCTGGATCGCCGCGCGGCCCCAATGGTAGCGCTGGTCGATCGGGTCCACGAACAGGGTCCAACCGTATTGAAGGTTGGCGATCATGGCCATGCAGATCACGCCGAAGGCGAGCTGCCACCATTTCGCCGAAGGCGAATCCTGGCGTTCCATCCCTGAGCCTCTCTCTTGGGCGGCGCGGCCTTGCTCTGGCGGCGTCTCTCGTGCCCCGACGATCATGCACATCCGTTCTAGGTATGCAATATACCAGGGTGAGACGGACCGGGTGAAGTGTCAGGACGGCGATATTATTCCGTTTGCCCGGCCGGAGGAATCGGTCCCCAGGCACCGAGCGTCGGTGCCTCCGCGGGGCTCAGAATCTCGTCGAGGGCGGGGATCGAGGCCGGGTCGGCCGGGAAGCCGATGAGGGCGCAGGCGGCCTCCCAATCGGGCCCCGACTTCACCGCCGCCAGGGTTCCCGGATCCAGCGCCGTGATCCGACCGCGGTCGAGACGCATGAAGGCCCGGCCGGTCTCGGCCTGAACGAAGCGGACGACCGCCATCCG from Methylobacterium oryzae includes the following:
- a CDS encoding ABC transporter ATP-binding protein gives rise to the protein MIRFEKVSKVYRTEGHRRTILEQVSFTLKPGVSYGILGINGAGKSTTMRLIAGTEDATRGRIHRGLRVSWPLGFAGGFHPKMTGRDNVTFVARIYGEDPRKVLDFVEDFSELGSYLDVPIYTYSSGMGARLAFGMSMAIPFDCYLIDEITSVGDARFSKRCDEVFSQRRKNADIIMVSHSMETIRQWCTQGLVLLNGRAIIYEDVNDAIEVYRRLNA
- a CDS encoding HPP family protein; the encoded protein is MRAFLSRFLPELTPVSKRERLRSAAGALVGILATGFVCRVSVPAEALPVLIAPMGASAVLLFAVPASPLAQPWSILGGNIVAALVGVTAAAWIGDPFVAASCAIGVAIALMMALRCLHPPSGAVALTAVLGGPAIRELGYGFVLWPVAVNSLLLLTTALLFNNLTGRAYPHLRPAGPRTADPPSDARVGFRASDLDAALEDFDQLLDVDRGDLEQILRRVQMRVYGRRSGPITCAAIMSRDVIAVAPDAPLSEAMRLLRRHRIKALPVTDEGARVLGIVTQTDLLDKAAWDRNGPRLGLGRRLRLTAERGRAPHGCAADIMSAVEPVGPDTPVAALVPRMSEAGLHHLPVVDDDGRLVGIVSQTDLIPALLSEADAPEAPIRARAPARAALA
- a CDS encoding capsule biosynthesis protein, with protein sequence MNMEIRKAEGQPVTPADRQQAVSESLRQIARMSRFADRKKGIRSFQADAKNDPWIPILFVVCFLLPTLAGAAYYGLIASDRYVSEARFAIRPAIGSAEKTSSETGGTNSGMANQMVAQDTLITREFILSRPMLELLEAQLPLRQWFSSESIDYFSRFDPEKPIEKFVRYWKRRVGVEVEAGSGILSVEVEAFDPQESLAIAKAIMKEAERKVNDLSVKSREDAVAESTRELRLAEERMTKIRLATRDLRNREGVLDAQKTNDINVKMIAEMRASRINLALQLAIGQRDLGPDARRIIDIKQQMKDLDDNIARIERQSASQDPEQKRLLSDALTKFEVLENDRKNAEKYYQQVLTAHERARIIAARQIEFFSPIVEPVKAESSTEPRRLLMIALITAGAGVLFGAAMFARKMMT
- a CDS encoding PAS domain-containing protein, which gives rise to MTATGPTLAAPGSLEIHGLAEAIGDAVVVSDPDGAITVWNPAAERIFGFTAAEALGQTLDLITPERHRRRHWDGYAKTMRTGVTRYGAETLRVPALHKDGRQLSIAFTVGMVRDASDRVTGIVAVIRDETERWAEEKRLRQRVAELEASSDPARRAP
- the frc gene encoding formyl-CoA transferase encodes the protein MSKPLEGIKIIDFTHVQAGPACTQLLAWFGADVIKVERPGAGDVTRTQLRHVEDADALYFTMLNSNKRSLTLDTKTQAGKEVLEKLIQDSDVMVENFGPGALDRMGFSWARIQELNPGMILASVKGFSDGHHYEDLKVYENVAQCAGGAASTTGFWDGPPTVSAAALGDSNTGMHLAIGILTALHQKNKTGKGQKVAVSMQDSVINLCRVKLRDQQRLDALGYLEEYPQYPHGEFSDVVPRGGNAGGGGQPGWVLKCKGWETDPNAYIYFTIQGHAWAPICKALGKEEWITDPGYNTPRARQDKIFDIFKTIEEWLADKTKFEAVDILRTYDIPCAPVLSMKEIAEDKSLRESGTVVEVAHPKLGKYLTVGSPIKFSDMQVEVKASPLLGEHTDEVLADLGYTQEQIRAMHEARAV
- the flhA gene encoding flagellar biosynthesis protein FlhA; its protein translation is MAETASVPAQTGAAAVLGQLALPTRGDLQALSKRSDLLFATGVLGILAVLIFPLPAILLDLLLAVSIILSVLIMMTGLSIDNPLEFTVFPTLLLIATMLRLALNLASTRLILGHGHEGTAAAGHVIEAFGHFVMGGNFVIGIIVFAILIIVNFVVITKGSGRIAEVAARFTLDAMPGKQMAIDADLSAGLIDEKTAKARRAALEEESSFFGAMDGASKFVRGDAVAALLITFINVVGGIIIGVAQQGLSFGEAAKSYTLLTIGDGLASQVPALIVSTAAGLLVSKAGVRGAADKALGKQLAHYPKALGMSAAVMLLIALLPGMPMLPFVLLGGGAGYAAWRINKTAKLAPPLDALGAPMDAAAVAAASAAKEETVTDLLKLDDLKLEMGYALLALVNGEGQDRLTDQIKALRRQLAAELGFVMPSVRILDNVQLDANAYVVRVKEIEAGTGRIFPGQFMAMDPMGGQVQLPGQHMLEPTFGLPATWIDAALRDQAQLKGYTVVDAATVVSTHLTEIIKAHVSELLNHVEVSKLLRELPKEHAELLKEIVPSQISTTGIQRVLQFLLAERVSIRDLGAIVEAIAEVAGAVKNPRDVVEHVRARLGRQICAQYQDPNGMLPIITLSPAWEQAFMESIVGEREERYLAMQPSKLSEFVNTVRDRFETAARQGEMPVLVTSAQTRPFVRSIIERFRRETPVMSQAEIHPRARLRTVNSI